A stretch of DNA from Cupriavidus taiwanensis:
TGGTCCAGCGCAGTGCGGTCGATCGCATCCCAGGCCACGCCCTCCCAGCTGCCGAAGTCGATTTCGCGCAGGGCCGCTTCGGTGTCGATGTCCGGCACGCCGCCGGGCCATGCCTGGGCCAGCGCCTGCGCCGTGCCGAGCGCGCGCGCCAGCGGGCTGGCGACGATGCGATCCGGTGCCGGCAGGCCGGCAACGATGCGCGCGGCGGGCGGCGTCAGCGGCGCCAGCAGCGGCAGGTCGAGGCAGCCATAGCAGGTGCCTGCCGGCACCTGCGGCTGCGCATGGCGGATCAGGACCAGGTCCATGCCGCGGCCACCAGGTAGAGCAGGATTTCGGCGCATTGCTGGGCCATGCCCAGGCAGTCGCCGGTATAGCCGCCGATGCGGCGCACGAAGTACCGGCCGAGCAGCAGGCGCAGCACCAGCAACGCTGCGAAGGCCGCCGCGCCGAACCCCGGCGACACCAGCCACAGCGGCACCAGCCCGCACAGCAGCGCGAACACCAGGCCCGCGCCGGCCAGCTTCTGCGCCACCGGCTTGGCCTTGCCCTCGGCGCGCACGTAGGCCAGCGTGGCGAGATAGCTGACCGCCATCGCGCGGCTGGCGGCATGCGCGGCGACCAGTACGGCGATCAGCACCGCGATGCCGCCGCGCCCGGCGATGGCGACCAGCAGCTGCCACTTCAGCAGCAGCGCCACCACCAGCGCGATCGCGCC
This window harbors:
- a CDS encoding histidine phosphatase family protein, which produces MDLVLIRHAQPQVPAGTCYGCLDLPLLAPLTPPAARIVAGLPAPDRIVASPLARALGTAQALAQAWPGGVPDIDTEAALREIDFGSWEGVAWDAIDRTALDQWAADLLHARPHGGESPAQAMARVVGWAATLVGARAQCLWVVGHAGPMRMLAAHWLGVPLSTTVSWELGFGASCGFRLGQGGARLGWWNRGG